The Gammaproteobacteria bacterium nucleotide sequence GCTGATCGGCGCGTTTATCTGGTGGAAGACCCGCCCCAAACCGGTCGAGGTACTGGTCCAGTCCGTTTCGCGCGGCACGGTGGAGGCGACCGTCTCCAACACCCGCGCCGGCACGGTGGAGGCCTGCCAGCGTTCCAAGCTCTCCCCCGCCGCGGGCGGCCAGATCGCGGTGTTGGACATCCACAAGGGGGACGAGGTCAAAAAAGGCCAGATCCTGCTCGAACTGTGGAACCAGGACCTCAAGGCCCAGGTCGCGCTGGCCAAGGGCGAGGAAAAGGTATCACAGGCCCAGGCCCGCTCCGCCTGTCTGCAGGCCGATGTGGCGGCGCGCGAGGCGGACCGCCAGGTCAAACTGCGCCGCCAGCAGCTGGTCTCGGTGGAGCAGGTCGACAAGGCCACCACCAACGCCAAGTC carries:
- a CDS encoding biotin/lipoyl-binding protein, encoding MPSARTLRRIAWLALAILLIGAFIWWKTRPKPVEVLVQSVSRGTVEATVSNTRAGTVEACQRSKLSPAAGGQIAVLDIHKGDEVKKGQILLELWNQDLKAQVALAKGEEKVSQAQARSACLQADVAAREADRQVKLRRQQLVSVEQVDKATTNAKS